Proteins encoded by one window of Superficieibacter sp. HKU1:
- a CDS encoding Hcp family type VI secretion system effector, translating to MANPVYLTLNGDLQGLISAGCSSMASIGNKAQIAHMDQIMVLGLSHGLTRAQNVNHQMLTIQKPVDKSSPLLSKAISENECLTCDFEYYRTNRFGINELYYKVKLINARIASIKHIVPHTINHSEGQPEESLSLSYESITQEHCIAGTSAYSLWEERLF from the coding sequence ATGGCTAATCCGGTTTATCTGACACTGAACGGTGACCTTCAGGGGCTGATCTCGGCAGGCTGTTCTTCCATGGCCTCCATTGGAAATAAAGCGCAGATTGCGCATATGGATCAGATTATGGTGTTAGGTTTGTCCCACGGGCTGACCCGCGCACAGAACGTGAATCATCAGATGCTGACGATCCAGAAGCCGGTGGATAAATCCTCCCCGTTGCTGAGTAAGGCTATCAGCGAAAACGAATGTCTGACCTGTGATTTTGAGTATTACCGGACCAACCGCTTTGGCATTAATGAACTGTATTATAAAGTGAAGCTGATTAACGCCCGCATCGCCAGTATTAAGCATATTGTGCCGCATACCATCAACCACAGCGAGGGACAACCGGAAGAGTCATTGTCACTGAGCTATGAAAGTATTACCCAGGAGCACTGTATTGCCGGGACCAGTGCCTACAGCCTGTGGGAAGAGCGGCTTTTCTGA